Proteins found in one Oncorhynchus gorbuscha isolate QuinsamMale2020 ecotype Even-year linkage group LG15, OgorEven_v1.0, whole genome shotgun sequence genomic segment:
- the zgc:153738 gene encoding dynein regulatory complex protein 11 — protein sequence MSHSTYNKLWADAQVELNSLLTQEFPAQPPRPEKDRVVFFQRLATLYVRYVQIFRQLEEAYDQVVHPQKRKVIRKVLDGVMGRVLELKNEMVEKEFSEYHYMDDVIQDLKLTPEDIEIPIPRYFLSERSKVLQERRNMLSNILNLIEVVERPKPVGVRALNLEEAIKIIQVSERARQGRLRAKFMREIQRDEERQRRAKDRDLGAAAIDTAVVRIQKVWKGYVQRKRTKREREEEMIFLGMAMEPRHTQPCPAITAALANEARRRGKQEEHEEDYQKSIVAITDKLREVEGPDMRETMKDQIRQWFIECHDATGTFPDYPEEEDGGSTLIFAEKTPQQLMEELAAKDEEEANKSTKGKEEKKDKGKKDKGKGGDEEEESGLKMLPSAFLGDLEVGHKTFGEVWQNRTESKNFSQRHEAELIKEEKRKEIEVEIRLQVDELMRQELANWKLAVDKDKGGKAKGGAKKKKGSKSGKKKKKDKDLTADRSIESLYQELVEQGLLKQSDNVKLQDYLGDYSYLGTTLRQTDIEPMPSLSDVRQVIALYAVLPLGSQVVHEKAPLVKAILLAGPAGVGKKMLVHAICQETGANLFDLSPLNLAGKYPGKSGLAMMLHMVFKVARLLQPSVVWIGDTEKMFYKKVPKEEKELDPKRLKKDLPKILKSIKGEDRVLVVGTTHDPFNADLKSLCKVYSKIILIPRPDYASRYVMWRQLIKKNGGQVTAALDLSSLAKISDGYTQGHMVQVVRSILTERRVQQLAKRPLGAAEFVAPLAKIDPVFQDEEEALKNWYAKTPLGKKRAKAASGKEGEEEAPTKGGKDTKKKGKK from the exons ATGTCTCACAG TACATACAACAAACTGTGGGCTGATGCCCAGGTCGAGTTGAACTCCCTTCTGACTCAGGAGTTCCCTGCTCAGCCTCCTCGCCCAGAGAAGGACCGAGTGGTGTTCTTCCAACGCCTGGCCACCCTCTACGTGCGCTACGTGCAGATCTTCAGGCAGCTGGAGGAGGCCTATGACCAGGTGGTTCATCCCCAGAAGAGGAAAGTGATCCGGAAGGTCCTGGATGGCGTGATGGGGCGGGTGCTGGAACTCAAGAATGAGATGGTGGAGAAAGAGTTCTCTGAGTACCATTACATGGACGATGTCATCCAGGACTTGAAGCTCACGCCT GAGGACattgagatccccatccctcgaTATTTCCTCAGTGAACGCAGCAAGGTGTTGCAGGAGAGACGGAATATGCTCTCCAACATCCTCAACCTCATCGAGGTAGTAGAGCGACCCAAA CCTGTAGGAGTGCGTGCACTGAACCTGGAGGAAGCCATAAAGATCATCCAGGTGTCAGAGAGGGCCCGTCAGGGTCGCCTGAGGGCCAAGTTCATGAGGGAGATCCAGCGCGATGAGGAAAGGCAGAGGAGGGCCAAGGACAGGGACCTGGGGGCAGCGGCCATCGACACGGCTGTGGTCCGCATCCAGAAG GTGTGGAAGGGTTATGTGCAGAGGAAAAGAacaaagagggagcgagaggaggagatgatattTTTGGGCATG GCCATGGAGCCCAGACACACCCAGCCCTGTCCTGCCATAACAGCTGCCCTGGCCAACGAGGCCCGTCGGAGAGGCAAGCAGGAGGAGCATGAGGAGGACTACCAGAAGTCCATTGTGGCCATCACAGACAAACTCAGAGAGGTGGAGGGGCCCGACATGAGGGAGACCATGAAGGACCAGATCAGACAGTGGTTCATCGAATGCCA TGATGCAACAGGAACTTTCCCTGACTAcccagaggaggaggatggaggctcGACTCTCATCTTTGCAGAGAAAACACCTCAACAG TTAATGGAGGAACTAGCAGCGAAAGATGAGGAGGAAGCCAACAAAAGCACgaaagggaaggaggagaagaaggacaaagGGAAGAAAGAcaagggaaagggaggagatgaG GAGGAGGAATCTGGGCTAAAGATGCTGCCGTCTGCTTTCCTAGGAGATCTGGAAGTAGGACACAAGACCTTTGGTG AGGTGTGGCAGAATCGTACCGAGTCCAAGAACTTCAGCCAGAGGCACGAGGCTGAGCTGatcaaggaggagaagaggaaggagattgAGGTGGAGATCAGGTTGCAG GTGGATGAGCTGATGAGGCAGGAGCTGGCCAACTGGAAACTGGCCGTGGATAAAGATAAGGGTGGCAAAGCCAAGGGAGGCGCAAAG AAAAAGAAAGGGTCGAAAAGTggaaagaagaaaaagaaagacaAAGATCTGACAGCTGATAG GAGTATTGAGTCTCTGTATCAGGAACTGGTGGAACAGGGCTTGTTGAAACAATCAGATAACGTTAAACTGCAGGATTATTTAG GCGACTATAGCTATCTGGGGACGACGTTAAGGCAAACTGACATTGAGCCCATGCCTTCgctatctgacgtgagacaagtTATAGCTCTGTACGCCGTCTTACCTTTAG GTTCTCAGGTGGTCCATGAGAAGGCTCCACTGGTGAAGGCTATCCTGCTGGCAGGGCCCGCGGGCGTAGGCAAGAAGATGCTGGTCCATGCCATCTGCCAGGAGACGGGTGCCAACCTATTTGATCTGTCACCTCTGAACCTGGCAGGGAAATACCCCGGCAAGAGTGGCCTGGCCATGATGCTCCACATGGTGTTCAAG GTTGCCAGACTGTTGCAGCCATCAGTGGTGTGGATTGGAGATACAGAGAAAATGTTTTACAAGAAAGTACCGAAGGAGGAAAAAGAG TTAGATCCAAAGCGCTTGAAGAAAGACTTGCCCAAGATCCTCAAATCGATCAAAGGGGAAGATCGTGTTCTAGTCGTGGGAACGACTCATGATCCGTTCAATGCCGACCTCAAATCACTATGCAAAGTGTACAGCAAAATTATCCTCATTCCACGTCCTGACTACGCCTCACGATATG taatgtggaggcagttgaTCAAGAAGAACGGAGGACAGGTGACGGCTGCCCTGGACCTGAGCTCCTTGGCCAAGATCTCTGATGGCTACACGCAGGGTCATATGGTGCAGGTGGTGCGCAGCATACTGACAGAGCGCCGCGTCCAGCAGCTGGCCAAGAGACCCCTGGGCGCCGCCGAGTTTGTGGCCCCGCTGGCCAAGATCGACCCTGTGTTTCAGGACGAGGAGGAGGCCCTGAAG AATTGGTATGCTAAAACTCCTCTGGGTAAGAAGCGAGCCAAGGCTGCCtcaggaaaggagggagaggaggaggcaccGACAAAGGGAGGCAAAGATACTAAGAAGAAAGGGAAGAAGTAA